CTCAACGGGATCCTTTCCGAGGTGAACTTCCACGAGGGCAGCTTCCTGGAACTGGACATCAAGCAGACCCTGCCGGCCACCGCGAAGCAGTTCAAGGACGCCATCCAGAACGCGCTGAAGGTCCGCCACACGCGGCCCGGGAAGGCCGCCGCGCCGGCTTCAGGTGTCGCCGGGGCGGAAACTGACGACGACGCCGAGCTCACGAACCGCTACAAGTCGCTCGAAACGCTCGTGAAGCGGCTGGGCTCGCAGACCCCGGAGGACCGGCGCTGGCGAGCCGACGTGCTGGACGTCCGGGGGCACCTCTTCATCCAGTGCAAGGAGCACCGCGAGGTCCAGGGCTCCGGTTCCAAGCCGGCGGCCACGGGCGGACGGAAGAAGACCGAAGTCTTTATGCATGCGGACACCGGCTCGATGTCCGGCGGCGAGCGGCAGCGTTTCACCGCGTTCATCATGGCCGCGGCGCTGAGCTACCAGCTGGGCATCGCCGAGCAGGGCTTCACCACCTACGGCACGGTGATGATGGACGAGGCGTTTGTGCTGGCTTCGGAGGAATTCGCCGGCGCCGGCATCAAGGCGCTGCACGAGTTCGGCTTCCAGCTGCTCCTGGCCGCACCCGAAAACGTGATCGACCTGTCCCGGCATCTCGGCTCGATCACCGAGATCCTGCGGGACAAACGCACCAACCGCTCCGGTGTGCTGACGGCCCCCGTGATTGGTCCGCGTCCCGGCTCCGAGGGAACCTGGCGCTCCGAGGCGAACCCGGTGGACATCGTCCTCCGCTGACCGGCGTCCGTCCAACCCCAACGCGGGGTCACCTGCCGCCCACAATCCCCACCGGGATGGGCCGTGAGTGACCCCGCGTTGCTGTTCACGGGGGGGGCGGAAGCAGCCGTCTGGCAATTACGTTACGAAAGGTTTGCTTAATTGTGGCAAGGATAGGCTAGCCTTACTTAGGTTTGCATCATTGACCTAAGGAACCCCATGCCTCTCCCTACCCCGAGCCCTGCCGTGCCCACGCGCCGCTTCCTCCACGCCGCCGGCCAGGCAACTGCCGTCCTGGCCGCCGTCGCACTCTCCCTGACCGCCTGCTCCACCGGCCCGGCCAGCTCGACGGCGGCGGACGCCCCCAGCCAGCCGGCCAGCTCCGCCTTCCCGGTGACCATCAAGCACGTGTTTGGCGAGACCACCATCAAGGAACAGCCGACGCGGGTCGTCACCGTGTCCTGGGTCAATGACGACGTGGCGATTGCCCTCGGCGTGGTGCCGGTCGGCGTCCCGAAGAACGAATGGGGCGGCAACGGCCAAGGTTCCACCCCGTGGAAGGACGCCGCACTCGAGGCGCTCGGCGCCGGCTTCGGTTCGGCGAAGGCCCCGGCCCAGTTCTCCGAGACCGACGGCGTCAACTTCACCGAGATCGCCAAGCTCAACCCGGACGTCATCCTCGGCGCCTACTCCGGCCTCACGGAGGAGGACTACAAAAAGCTCAGCGAAATCGCCCCCGTCGTGGCCCACCCCGAGATCGCCTACGGAACCTCCTGGCAGGATTCCACCGCCATCATCGGCAAGGCCCTCGGCAAGGACGCCGAAGCCACCAAGCTGGTCGCCGACACTGAGGCCACCATCAAGGACAAGGTCTCCAAGTACCCGCAGATCGCCGGCAAGAGCTTCATCTACGGCAACCTGGAGCCCGCTTCGGCTGACGGGGTCAACGTCTACACCGCCAACGACAACCGCCCCCGATTCCTCACCGAGATCGGCATGAAGCTGGCCCCCGTGGTGGAAGATAATTCCAAGGGCTCCACGGAGTTCTTCATCCCGTGGTCCGCCGAGAAGGCCAACGAACTCGAATCCGACATCTTCGTGACCTGGGTTCCTGACGCAGCCACCACCGATTCCATCAAGACAGACCCGCTGCTGGGCCAGATCCCGGCCATCAAGAAGGGCACCCTGGTTGCCGACCCGGACAACACCCTGACGTTGTCCATCTCGGCGTCGTCGCCGCTGAGCCTGCCGTGGTCGCTGGACACGTTCCTGCCGCAGCTGGCGATTGCAGCGGATAAAGTCCCTGCCGCGGTGAAGTAGGCACCGTTTTCATGAGCCCCCTTACGACGACGACGGCGGTTTCCGCAGCCGCCCGGCCCGCCCCGGAGACGCGCACGACTGTGACTATCCGTGCCCGGGGACCGCGGGCGCTCTGGCTGCTGGCCGCCGTCGTCGTACTGGCGCTCGTGACCGCTGCGTCCCTCGCCATCGGCGCCCGGGGCCTCGACCTCGGGACCGTCTGGCAGGCGCTGACCCGGTTCGATCCGGCCAGCGGCGACCACGCCGTGGTCCACGCCCGGATTCCCCGGACAGTCCTCGGGCTGCTCGCCGGCGGCGCCCTCGGGCTCGCCGGGGCAGCAATGCAGGGCGTGGCCCGCAACCCCCTCGCGGACCCGGGCATCATCGGAATCAACGCCGGCGCCGCGCTGGCCGTCGTCACGGGAATCTACGTCTTCGGCGTGTCCTCGCTGACCGGGTACATCTGGTTCGCGTTCGTCGGGGCCGCGGCCGCCGCCGTCGTGGTCTACCTGATCGCTTCACTCGGCAGGGACGGCGCGACGCCGGTGAAGCTCGCCCTCGCCGGAGCGGCCCTGAGCGCCGGTCTCTTTTCACTCATGAACGTCATCCTGGTGTCCAGCCGGGACACCCTGGACCGCTTCAGGTTCTGGCAGGTCGGCGGGATCGCCGGGCGCGACTGGTCCGTGATCCTCCCGGCCCTGCCGTTCCTGCTCCTGGGTGCCGCGATAGTGCTCGCCACCGGCCGGATCCTCAACAACCTCGCCCTCGGCGACGACCTCGCCCGCGGCCTGGGCCAAGGTGTCGGGCTGACCCGCGGCGTCACCGCCCTCGGCATCGTCCTGCTCTGCGGCTCGGCCACGGCGCTGGCCGGCCCGATCGGCTTCGTGGGCCTCGTCATTCCGCACGCCGTCCGCTTCCTCACGGGCCCCGACTACCGCTGGATCCTGCCCTTCGCGCTGGTCCTGGCCCCGGCCCTGCTGTTGACCGCCGATGTGATCGGCCGCGTCATCCTGCTTCCGGGCGAAGTCCCCGCCGGGATCATGACCGCGCTCGTCGGTGCGCCGGTATTCGTCTGGCTGGTCCGGCGCAGCAAGGGGACAGGCCTGTGAAGGAATCCTCCGCCGAGGTGGTACTTGGCGCCCATGTCCCGCCCAAACATCGGCGTCTTCTCGCACCTCGCGGGACCGTGCTCGACCGCACGGGCATCCTGGCGCTTGCCGTCGTGGCGCTCTTCGCCGCCAGTGTGCTCCTGGGCAGCTACACCGTCACCATCCCCGACTTCTTCCGGATCCTGGCCGCGCACCTAACCGGCGGGGAGAAGATCCCCGGCGCAAGTTTCATCGTGATGGAGCACAAGCTGCCGCGCGCCGTCGTGGGGACGCTGATCGGAGCCGCCTTCGGGCTGTCCGGTGCGCTGTTCCAGACCATGCTCCGCAACCCCCTTGCCAGCCCGGACGTGATCGGCATCAGCTACGGGGCCAGCGCCGCGGCCGTGACGGCGATTGTCGTCTTCGGCGCATCCGGTGCCACCGTCTCGGGCGCTGCCTTCGCCGGGGCGCTGGGCGTGGCCGCCCTGATCTATGGCATCTCCCGCAGCGGATCCCTGGGCTCCGGCGGACAGCGGGGCGACGCCGCCGGCGGCCGGCTGATCCTGGCCGGCGTGGGCATCGCCGCGGCCCTTCATGCCGTGGTCAGTTTCCTGATGACCCGGGCGGACATCCGCACCGCTGCCGAGGTCCTGATCTGGCTGAACGGCTCGCTCAACTCCGCGAACTGGGACCGGGCCGGAGTCCTCGGCCTCGCACTGATCGTCCTGATTCCTGCTGTCGCCGTCCTCGCCGGCCCGCTGCGCATCCTCGAACTTGGCGACGACACCGCCGCGGGGCTCGGCGTGCGGGTCGGTGCGGCCCGGCTGGGTATCGTGGTCACCGCCGTCGGGCTTGCCGCCGCGGCGACGGCCGCAGCAGGGCCGGTGGCGTTCGTCGCGTTCCTCGCCGGGCCCATCGCCCGTCGGTTTGTCCGCAGGGCGAGCCTGCCGGTGTCTGCCCTGGCCGGTGTGGTGATCGTCCTGGCCGCCGACTACTTCGCCGCCAATATCGCACCGCTGCTGCTGGACGGAACTGTCCTGCCGGTCGGAGTGGTCACGGGCGCCCTCGGTGCCCCGTTCCTGATCTGGCTGCTCGTCACCTCCAACCGAAAGGACGCCTGAGATGGCAACACTCCAGACCTCCGGCCTGACGCTGAAATACGACCAGCGGACCGTGATCGAGGGACTCAGCACGGAAATCCCCGAGGGCAAGGTGACCATGATT
This DNA window, taken from Pseudarthrobacter sp. ATCC 49987, encodes the following:
- a CDS encoding iron-siderophore ABC transporter substrate-binding protein, translating into MPLPTPSPAVPTRRFLHAAGQATAVLAAVALSLTACSTGPASSTAADAPSQPASSAFPVTIKHVFGETTIKEQPTRVVTVSWVNDDVAIALGVVPVGVPKNEWGGNGQGSTPWKDAALEALGAGFGSAKAPAQFSETDGVNFTEIAKLNPDVILGAYSGLTEEDYKKLSEIAPVVAHPEIAYGTSWQDSTAIIGKALGKDAEATKLVADTEATIKDKVSKYPQIAGKSFIYGNLEPASADGVNVYTANDNRPRFLTEIGMKLAPVVEDNSKGSTEFFIPWSAEKANELESDIFVTWVPDAATTDSIKTDPLLGQIPAIKKGTLVADPDNTLTLSISASSPLSLPWSLDTFLPQLAIAADKVPAAVK
- a CDS encoding FecCD family ABC transporter permease — translated: MSPLTTTTAVSAAARPAPETRTTVTIRARGPRALWLLAAVVVLALVTAASLAIGARGLDLGTVWQALTRFDPASGDHAVVHARIPRTVLGLLAGGALGLAGAAMQGVARNPLADPGIIGINAGAALAVVTGIYVFGVSSLTGYIWFAFVGAAAAAVVVYLIASLGRDGATPVKLALAGAALSAGLFSLMNVILVSSRDTLDRFRFWQVGGIAGRDWSVILPALPFLLLGAAIVLATGRILNNLALGDDLARGLGQGVGLTRGVTALGIVLLCGSATALAGPIGFVGLVIPHAVRFLTGPDYRWILPFALVLAPALLLTADVIGRVILLPGEVPAGIMTALVGAPVFVWLVRRSKGTGL
- a CDS encoding FecCD family ABC transporter permease, whose amino-acid sequence is MLDRTGILALAVVALFAASVLLGSYTVTIPDFFRILAAHLTGGEKIPGASFIVMEHKLPRAVVGTLIGAAFGLSGALFQTMLRNPLASPDVIGISYGASAAAVTAIVVFGASGATVSGAAFAGALGVAALIYGISRSGSLGSGGQRGDAAGGRLILAGVGIAAALHAVVSFLMTRADIRTAAEVLIWLNGSLNSANWDRAGVLGLALIVLIPAVAVLAGPLRILELGDDTAAGLGVRVGAARLGIVVTAVGLAAAATAAAGPVAFVAFLAGPIARRFVRRASLPVSALAGVVIVLAADYFAANIAPLLLDGTVLPVGVVTGALGAPFLIWLLVTSNRKDA